The genomic stretch ATGGCCAGAAAATTCTGGCTGGCCCTGCGCCATGTTCTCTACTATACTACCTGCTACTCAAATTCACTTACCTCTCTTTGGGTCTGACAAGCACTCCCCCAGTGGGTGGTGGTCTCATTTCTGGCCTGCACATTCCTACTGCACCCCTGTCATGCCCATATGCCCTCCTTcccattcttctttcttctggaGGTACTGTGCCTGGCTTGTGGGACTCCTGGGTGGACCTGTGGAACCACACTTATGCTAAGTACAGCTGGCAGGGATTCAGGCTTTATTGGTCTCTCCTATGGTCTTCTTCTCTGAACATTGATGCTGTGGGTTGCACCTGCAGGGCACCTCAGGGCCCTGGGGGTATATGGTGTCCACTTATATGCTCTACTCAGTTTCAGTGGACCCATGTTTCCCTTAGCCTGGCTTCATGGTTAGCCCGATGGGCCACTGGCCTTGTCCAGTCTCATGATGGTTCCTGCTCTTGTCTCCCTGGCCTGTGGGAGACCTGCCAAGTTTTACATGAGTTTCTAGGTGTTCTCAACTGCACCACTCCATAAAGTGTCTCTCCAGATATTCAGTGAATGTCCCCATTGATAATCATACTATTTCCCAAACTGGACACTGTTCGGGAATATACTCCGGCTGCTACTGCACAAGTAGTGTCAAATGGTTCAGGAACTATTAGGATTAAAGCCATCAGCAACATTAGCCGGAAACTCCTAAATACAATATTGGATagatgagaaaggaaataatacccTCCGTAAAAATGCAAGACTCTGGATATGTCTAACTCATTACCCTACTGGTCTCTCTAGCATTCCTCTCTACAATATGGAATTAAGCATCAAGAGACATATTTTTTTACGTGTGACCTCATATAATTCACTGGTCCCCATTGAGCATCAATTTCCCCATGGGTACAATGGGGGTTCTAATCATATTCCTGCCTAAATCAAAAggttaataagaaaattaaataaggaaaaatgtcCACGGACTGTGAAAAATCTCAGAACAGAGTATATCAGCTTTCGTTAATGTAGGTAACAGAAGTCTTTTCATACTTCCAACCCTCCTCTTAAGGGCTGGtacctaaaagaaaagaaattatttattctctATGGAGATCATTTGAAGAAGGAAATCCATGTATATGTCTTTTCCTGAGATCCAATATGGTTTAAGattctgaggagaaaaatcatagtTTTAAGCCAAATTATCTGTTTGTGTtgtattgttgtatttattttaattttttcacactTAAGACTTTGGTAAATGTTCTTTAGATGTACCACACTTATCTCAGAATGCTGTGGACTATCAGTTCAAGCAATTTCGAGATTTGCACTGAATGGTTAAATGGGAAGTAATAACCCTCCAACCACAACCACCTTAgggtttttaataattatatatagagAAGAACTAATGGGGAAAACAATATTCAAAACTCGGGATTAGGAGTATAGAGTTTTGCTGCCCCTATCCACGTGGAGATTCTCCAACCAGTTTTGTCTTTGAAGGAtcagttgtgtttttattaaggttttttcccctaatattgtcttccaaaatattaaaatctcaaTTGAAAGActtgaatgaaaaacaaatttgctCACTGACACCTAAGGATCTGAAGTGTGGGTGGTCACATGAAAAAGACGAAGGATGCGCTGCCGGATCTCCTTTGTCTTCACTCCATAGACAATAGGGTTGAGCACAGGAGGAATAAGCAGGTAGGTGTTGGCCATGATGATGGGCAGGAGGGAGTCATGCCGCTTGCCAAAACGGTGTACCATAGACAATCCAATGAATGGTACATAGAATATGAAAACAGCACACACATGAGAGACACAAGTGCCAAATGCCTTCATCTGGGCATCACGTGTCAAGCCCAACACAGTCTTGAGGATAAGCAGATATGACAAGGAGATGAGAAGTGAGTCGAGGCCAATGGCAGAGATGATGACGATGAGGCCATAGATCACATTGACGTGGATGTCAGCACAGGCTAGCTTCATGACATCTTGGTGTAGGCAGTAGGAATGGGAAAGGATATTGGAGCGGCAGAAAGGCAGCCGTTTGATGAAGACAGGCAGGGGTGCCATAAGTGCAGCACCCCGTACCACAGCAGCCAAGCCAATCTTGGTAACACGAGGCAATGTTAGCACAGTGGCATGGCGTAGTGGGTGGCAGATGGCCACATAACGGTCAAAGGCCATGGCCAGCAGGACTGTGGACTCCATGCCAGACAAGGAGTGGATGGCAAACATCTGTATCAGACAAGCATCAAACTGGATGGTCGTAGAATTGAACCAGAAGATGGCCATCATTTTGGGCATGGATGAAGTAGAGATGAGGACATCAAGGCCAGAAAGCATGCAAAGAAAGATATACATGGGTTCATGTAGGCTGGGCTCAGTCCGCACAATGTAGATGATTGTCAAGTTACCTAGCACAGCAATAAGGTAGAGGGAGCACAGTGGAAAGGCCAACCAGAACTGAGCTTCTTCCAAGCCTGGAAGGCCTATTAGAATGAAATGGGTAGCACTGGATTCATTGCCATTAGAGCCCACCATAGTGAAGAAGCTGAGCTGTGACCAGTGCCGGGCTGGGAGAAGCTGGAATGCAAAGATAAACCATTGTCAGATCCTTCAGAATCACAATACCACACTTCTTTCCCTTCATGCTAATATCCTATCCTCTGACCCAAACTCTAACTTTATTGTCTACCCAAACTCTGATTCTAAACTCTACTTAGCCGTCCGTTGTAACTCAGGGCCCAGATAAAAATTCACCCTGCCCTACTTGCTAAACCCACCTCTAAAGTCAATCCTGAAAACAAGTGaactattaaggaaaaaaaaaaaaaaaaaaaaaaaaaacaacctgtaaatatattttaaatcatttagttTACCAAAGGTAAGTTATTGAATAAATATGCATCAGGCTTAGATGATAAAAAATCACATCACTTCTTCTATCCAATCTTACCCTTATGTTCCCCTATGCTTAAAACCAACTGTAATTAGAGCTATATCATTAGATTACATTTAACACTAATTCCAGGTGCAAATGTAGCGATATTAATAGCATCATAGATTAACACTGATACCTAACTTTATCTCTAATCCTAATGACCTCTTCAATTCTAGCTTTAACCCTAACTTTAACATTAACCTAAGACTTAATTCTAGTATACCTACTTCATTATAAAGTCTAATAGAATACAAAAAATCCTAACACTCTAACTTCATCCTGAATTCTAACTCAAGAATTTCATTCTTGCCCAAATGTCAATCAAACATCTTACACTTGTCCAAAATACTCCTTTTATATCATAAAAGGAGCAACGACTGAAATGGACGCCATCAGTACCCCAACTAGGTCTCCTTCACCAAGACAATATCTCATCTGCAGGGGATGCTTAGTGCTGAAAGCTCACAGTTCTCCCTTTCTCCAGAAAATTGTCCATGATCAAATGAGAGGCACCTTACCCAGGAAGTTATGCTATTCCCACCAGGGCACATTTAGAGATCAATGACTGCCTGATGTAAAGGTTCAAATGGCTAGCCTCCTTGCCTCCAAGAGGGGGAGATGTGATGCGATGTGTGCTTCAGTTGAGACCACAGCCTTACTTCGCTTTCTTTCCCTGCTCTATGCTGCTTCCTTCACTCCTCTTCTCTTGACAGTAGTCCCTCAATACGGCATTTAAATAAGAATCCCCAGCTCAAGCTCTGTTTCTAGGGGACCCAAAAGGCTTAAGAGAGAGGGACTGACATAGAAGACCAAACCTCATCACTTTAAAAACACTGGAGTAATGATCAATCCTATAGCAGGGTTCCAGTATCCCTTAATATCTGGCTACAAAATTGATGGATGTAAGTAGAGATTGCTAAGGTGGAAAATGTCAGACTTGAGTTTTTTCAGATATCTCTGTTAAAACAATTAGAGAGCTAACTGTtgtccttcctcctttcctttctatcATTCACAAATATTCACATGTTCCTACTGTTTATTagattatgtaatatatatacacacgtatatacatatatgtatatacgtgtgtatatatatacgcatatatatattcagatataATTTGGCAGCTAGGTATCTCCTCTTCCCATTATAGAAATAGTGCCACATTTAGTTAGGGTATCGTTAAGATCATTTTATcttgggaagaagaaagaaagtttaGATTTTTAAGATTTGGCTCTTGACAACTGGGGTATGGTCTTTCTGCCTGGGTAATCAGAGAGTACTTGAATGTGAAGAAGAGCCTATGGCCAGCACCAGGAGGGGCTCACACCATTCAACATGTTCGGGATATGTCAGTAGTCTTCATTCCACCATTGAGCTGTCACCCAGAGCTTCCCTCAGACCAGACACAGAGGGGAAAACACTGGAGCATGAGTTTTAGAACACAGGCTAACAGAATGTAATTCAAACTGCTGAAGGGAGAATGTATAAGGAACCATATTTAATCTAGAACTTAGACAAACAGGCCAAAGTCATCAATGTCACTTAAGTCTTCAGTATTGACCTTCAGTATTGTAGCATATGACACTGTGAGCAGTTCCCTCCTTCTTAaacttctcctttctccttctgctgctcctcctctctctctgatCACTAGTTTTTGGTCTCCTTTCTGGACCTTCAGCCTCCTCTGCTTGACCCTTAAGTATACTCTTAAATGATAATGCAGAATTTTATCCtcagtgtttttcttgtttataccCTCTCCTAAGCTGTCTCATCCCCTTCAATAAATCCATTCGTTATGTATAAACTGTTGATTCCCAAATCTGTTTAGCAAGCCTTGAATTATTTTATGATACAGATTTATAATTCTGAAGTCTTACTAAAGGGATCCAACAGACTTTCTCTAAAGCACATCAAACTCTCCCTGTCCAAAAAACAAACTCTTCCAGAGGCGATGTTGTACAGCTATTAAGAGCATGAGCTGTGAAATCAatcctggattcaaattccagttgACAACTTCGCTAGCTGTGCAATCTGGGGCAAATCAGTTAACCTCTGgggaaacctcagtttcctcatctttaaaatgaggataataatcaCTGTGTAATAGAGGTtaaagtgaggattaaatgagatgatcagTGTAAAGCATTTAATACAATGCCTGCCACACAGCAAATGTGCAAAAAATCATGTCTGTTGTTGTTaactgttttcctcttctctgttaTGGTGGCCACAACAGTCACACAAGCTAGATACTCTGATTCCGACTGCCATGCTTCTCACATAAacttctttcttcatcttcaaaccCAAATATCTTCAAGCCAAAAGAAATCAAGTCACTCTCTGTGGTTTAAAAACAATACCTTTGAAAGGTCCAAATTAATCCTAGAATAAAGACCAAATTACTAGGGTGTGGCCAAAGGTCTGTCTTTCAGCCTCTGAGCCTAggtttctctctccccactcttcACCACGGCTCCTGGGCCCCAGCCACGTTACAATACATACTATTTTCATGAAGTAGCATTGATTCTCATGGCTCtgtgtctttttgtcttttttacctCTTGTCCCTTTGTCAAGATCCTCTCAGACTGCACTCCTTGACTTTCCACTGAGCAAAATCTTATTCATCTTTCACATCCTGGCATACTGTCTCTGTCCTGTGCTATTTTCCTAAGCCTCCTTCCCCTGGATGTAATTAATTATTTCCTGCTCTGTGTTCCCAAAGAACTTTGTTTAGGTCTCTTTTTATGCATTTACCCTCCTGAATTATGAATTCCTGTTTTTCCCCGAATTATTAATTCCTTAATGTCAGGAACCCTATCATATTTATTAGTGTTTTATTGATgtttgttgaaaatgaaaatgagttttATCAAAAGAAACATCCCTCGATAGGCATCTGATGAGCATTGCACAATCACAGGGGGAGGAAAGGCTGCCAGTTGTCTGAACTATAGAGACTtttgagaagaataaaagaatgctTGGCAGGTCAGTGGCAGGGTGATCTTAAGTTCAGAACAAACATTGTTAGGGTCAGACAGAAAGGTCTTTCTTACCCAGGGAGCCAGAGGGCATGAGAGGATACATGGAAAACACAGTAGGTACAAAGCCTTGGCTCTAAGTAAATGCAAAGTGGACATGCAGCACAGTTTGTGCCCAAGAGAGGGAGTGACTTAGGATCTCTCACCTGGAAACATCAGCAAGAAGGCTCTGGTACTCCAGAGGGCCAGATATCCATGCCATCCTAGAATTTCAAATGAACAGACATGGTGCAGTAGGACAATTCCCAGGATAAAACTGTGCTGCCTTAGGAGACATGTTGGGAAAGACTCACGGATTGCTATATTCAATGCTATTACCTCTGAGGGTAAAAGATGTGATGAGCAAAGCCCTAAGCTAGGAATGCAAGTCTCAGCtctaaataaatgcagaagaCAATAATAACTCGTAATGCTGCTACAAAATTATATGAGATAAAGCATGTCAAAAGGCACTGTGAAAACAGCATTACAGTGTGCAAAGcactttttttcacatttccataaaaatggaaaacaaaatctctgaaaaaatataaagtttctaaaaatttttcatttcccttcgATTTGTCATCTTGATACTCCACCtcaagcacacacatacacacacacaagcacacactcGTACACACACACGTACTGACTAGCAGTCAGTCTCCCACAGTGGCAAAGACTAAGCACTGATATGGAGATTGCAGAAATCAGAGAGGAAGATTCAGCTCGCCTGGGAGGGAGGTGCCTCGGTAGCATGAAGTGGGCAGATATCTCTGGAGGTGAAATGTCAGGCTGCACCTCAGAAgactgcagtaggagagaaatgaaaaaatggggAAGGCAGCTGTCCAGAGGGCCCAAGAATCACCCTTCACACTGTCCAGCCCTGAAGCATGCCAATCTCCCACAATCCCaccaggaggcaggcagagggacAAAATGACTTCCAGCCTGAGCGACAGTTGGTAATTAGAACCACTGGCACGCACTCAGAGATAGAATGTTTGGAGCCCTGGAGGAAATTGGAATTAAATCCCTCtagtttgaaaataaatcataatcaaggaaaaataaacagtgtttttttttcttcttcttttttttttttagaaagccCACTCTGCTCTCACCTCCAGGGAGTAACTCTGGGCGtgagatttttctctgaaaaagtcACACTATCTTAAACAAGTCCCAGAAATGTTTTTTGGAGGACTGTGAAGGACATCTTGGCCCTTTCTTGAGGATGAGGGAGCAGGAGCTCCTTGATACACAGAGTGGAAATCTACTTTGAGGCTTTCGATCCCCCTCATTCCTTCTCCCTGGCTTCCAGGACTCTGTCCCCAGTGCCAGCTCAGCCCCTATGACCAGCCCTTCTTCACACTCTTCCCCAGAACTCTCTCAAAGACCCATAGAAAAGCAGTCAGTGAGGTAAGACAGGGCTATTAGCTCTATCTCTTCTTACACAGGAGAACAATGAGGTCATTCCCAACACtgattttactgtttttgtgATAACAGCAGAAATCATTGAGTGACTACAAAATGCCAAACACTGTATAAAGCTAATCTCTACCCCAATAACAACACTGCATGATAGGAATTCTATATTTCTTCTCTATATTGtatgtgagaaaactgaggtcccaAGGGGGTTAAATAATGTTCCCAGGGTTAAACAATTGACTGGTAAGTAGGAATTTAACCTAGACTAACTCCAATGCCTTTATTTTCCCCTATTCTAGGTTGCCTTTAACTGTGCTGCACCTTCTGAAAGCCAAGAGGTAGGATAGGAGAAGTCTTGGTAAAATAGAATACCTGGCCCAGGTAGATCCTTGGAAGGAAACTCAAGAGGGCAGGAAAGAAGACCCTGCTTACTGGGATCTGGGCACTCTCCTTCTTTCAGCCCCAACTCCTCTGGCTGTGACATGGGCAGCCCCCACAGTGGAGATTAAAAAGCTTTATCCTCTACCAAGTTCTTCTTTCATTTACAATTAGAGCCTCTCGTCCACCTGTCAGGCAGATATTATTAATCCCATTAGACATATAAGGATATTGAGAGGTACTTAGATCTCTCAGTACCAAGTCCATGTGCTTTCTAATAGGCCAGGTTACTGCTCTGCCTTCTCCCAGTCTCCTTAAGAATGGACCCATGATTTGTAAGAACTATTTCCATGTTATTCTCCAAAGAATCCAAAATTTGAGGCCCCATGAGTCCAGAAAGCCTCTCCAGGACTCAGGACACCTGACCAGCTCTTCCACTTAGGTTCAGTGGGGAAAGAAACGAGGGGATAAGAGAGAGGATTCGTGGTTACTACCATTTCTGGGCTAAGCACACAGAAGGTTCCATGCCTAGAGGAGTGGGTTGGGGACCTCAGGTGCCATTGCCAGCCTCTGTGAGAACATCTAAAAGAGAATATCCTGGGAGAGAAGCCCAGAAGTACCTGGGAGCTTCTAGCTCCTACTCCCAGGCCCAGCCAGGGAAGGCCGACCTCAGGGGCAATGCTGTCACCTGCAAGGACCGGAGGAGCTCATCACTCGATTCGTGGAGGAGCATTTTTCCTACTATTCCATGAGGGTAGTAGCCCCAGAATCACATCCACCCCAAATTATCCACATCCTCTCTCCCTTAAACTCACTTGTATTCACTTGAGAATGGCCAAGAGGAGAATGGAAAGATAAGAGACTTCAACTTCtaactcaataaaaaattagGCTCCCAACCCCCTTCTGCTCACTCACGTCAGTCTGGCCCTGTAAAATTACTACTACACAAAGCCCCAAGGGGTCaggtccctgcccctccccttcccaaGTAGGACAGAATCAATAAGCACCCACAGACCTGCAAAGCTTGACCTAGTTATCAGTGCCCTACTCTCGCCATTGCTTGCATGCAAGGGAAATGTGGTGCAGTGCAAAAGTTAAATTAGAACTTTGATCAATACACTGATCCTTTCAACAATTACAGGCAAACCTCAGAGACATTGCACGTTAAGTCCCATACAGCTGCCATAAAGCAAGCTGTAATTCTTTTGCTGGTGGAAAAAAgattcaatttgtaaaaaaatgcaacatctgcgGAGTACAATAAAGAGAAGCCCAATAAAACAAGGTAGGCCTGTATTGATTGACTGACTACTGTGGACCAGAGTCTGTGCTAAGCACTGCAGAtactgagatacagagaaaataagtCACAGTTCAGCCTTCCAGCTGTGGGGTAAACTTGAGACAAATATGTGGCCATCACAGCTTGTGGTGATAAATGTTAGGATAAGAGTAAGTACGAGGGCATCAGGAGCAAACAGACAATAGCTCACCAAGTCGTGAGGCTCAGCGAGCTTTCCTGAGAAGATGATGTCTGAGCCAAGACTTGTGGGGCAAGTTGCAGTTAACGAGTCAGGGTTGTGGGTATGGGGACAGCAGCATGCAATTAGACAACAAAAATgcattgagtgcctactatttGCCCCAAActgaagataaaacagaaaagatcaCTGTTCTCACAGAGCTCATATATTAGGAGGGCAATaacaaaaaatttacaaataaatgagcAAGAACATTTCAGACAAAGATGAGTGCACTAAAGACAAGCCAGAGTGATAGGAGGCAAAGGACAGGCACAGGGCACCCATATTGAGATGGTAGTCAGTAAAAGcccctctgaggaggtgacatatGAGCTAAGAGCTGTGTAATGAAATAACGCCAGCCATTCTATTAATAAGATTTAGGAAAAGAGTGTTCCAAGCAGAggagacaacaaaagaaaaaatcttgaggCAAGAATGAGTTTGGGGTTTCACACAACAAAAAGATCGATATAACTGTAGCACAGGAGAGTTTCAGAAgatgagagcagagaggagggcaAGAGCCAGGTCATGTAGTTAGTGGCTTGCAAGACAAGACAAGGAGCTTTGATTTCATTCTGAGTGACTTGGGAGAATTTAAGCAACAGACCCAATctaatttggtttttgtttgttttttaattgttaatttttttattagtttcaggtgtacaaggcaacataatagttagacatttacacccctcacaaagagataactctcccccccccacccgaatctaatttgtttttaaaagtacactCTCACACGTGCAAAGACCCAGACAGAAGAGAACATACCTTGTTTGGAAGGCTGCAAGTGATTCAGTGTGGCTGGGGCAAAGAGTGCAAGGCAGGAGAAGTTGCAGTGTAGACACTAATCCAGTTTTTAAATGAGCTAAAGACTGAACCCTGATCCTAAGCACAGACTGGGTCAGGATCAGGCCCCAAGAAGACTGCCAAGTGCCAATCTCAACCACAGCCTGACTCCTGCTACAGAGTCTCCGATGAGCCTGGATCTCAATCAGAGTTCACAACCCATATAGAGCTATAGTCTGACCCCTAATCACAAACTGAGTTTTGACCACACTAATGACCTGGGACTGGCCTTGTTCACACACCGAACTCCATTTCAACTCGAGCTCAGTCCCAACCCCATCTGTTCTCTGCTCCCCTTCACCTCCATTTAGGCTAACTCCTGCCAGGCTCAAGATGGGCATACCAGTAAACTGATTAATGAGAAATTGCTTGGAAAC from Rhinolophus ferrumequinum isolate MPI-CBG mRhiFer1 chromosome 11, mRhiFer1_v1.p, whole genome shotgun sequence encodes the following:
- the LOC117030696 gene encoding olfactory receptor 51E1, with the protein product MVGSNGNESSATHFILIGLPGLEEAQFWLAFPLCSLYLIAVLGNLTIIYIVRTEPSLHEPMYIFLCMLSGLDVLISTSSMPKMMAIFWFNSTTIQFDACLIQMFAIHSLSGMESTVLLAMAFDRYVAICHPLRHATVLTLPRVTKIGLAAVVRGAALMAPLPVFIKRLPFCRSNILSHSYCLHQDVMKLACADIHVNVIYGLIVIISAIGLDSLLISLSYLLILKTVLGLTRDAQMKAFGTCVSHVCAVFIFYVPFIGLSMVHRFGKRHDSLLPIIMANTYLLIPPVLNPIVYGVKTKEIRQRILRLFHVTTHTSDP